The region GTCAGCTAAAATCGTAGTAGCTACTATAGTTTTTGCATCAGATATACCTTTAACTACTTTTGAGTCTAAAGGTATTTTGCATCTGCTATCCACAATAATTCTTACAGGATTTTTTCCTTTAAAATTCTTTAACCTTACTGTAAGTTGAGGGTCATCAACTATGACTGTATTTATTCCTACCATTATGGCACTGTATCTGTGCCTTAATTTATGAACGTACTGCCTAGAAGTTTCACTAGTAATCCATTTAGAATCAGAAAACTTTGTAGCTATCTTTCCATCTAGAGTCATTGCAGTTTTCAAGAGGCAGAAAGGAACTTTGGTTGTAATATATTTTATAAAGATTTCATTGAGTTTTTTTGCTTCATCTTCTAATATGCCTATTTCTACTTCAATTCCATTATTCTTAAGTATTTCTACACCTCTACCAGAAATTAAAGGGTTAGGGTCCAAGGTTGCTATAACAACTTTTTTAATACCGCTGCTTATTATTCTATTAACACAGGGAGGAGTTCTCCCAAAATGAGAACAGGGTTCTAAGGTTACATACATGATTGAATCTTCTGGATTTTCAATAACTGAATTTAAAGCTTCAACTTCTGCATGGTTTCCGCCAAAGTATTTATGATAGCCCTCGCCTATAATATTGTCATTCTTAACAATAACACAGCCTACCATCGGATTTGGGTTTACAAAACCAGCACCTTTTTCTGCCAATTCCAGTGCTTTTTTCATGTATTTTATATCCATTATCAATTGCCCCCATATATATAAAATAAAGCCCTGAAGTCAAAACTTCAGGGCATAAAATTTCAAAAAATATAGAATGATACAAATATTTTTCCTTCTTCCATCCAGACTATACTGTCGGCTCTGGAATTTCACCAGATCAACCGCTACTGCGGCTCGCGGGCTGTACCGCCGGTCGGGAATTTCACCCTGCCCTGAAGGAAATAAACATGTTCTATTATCATATTTAATTGTTTAAATAAAGCATATCATTATTGGATTTTAAAATCAAGTTTTTATATCAATTTCAAATAATTTCTTTTAATGAAACGTAAGCGAGTAATACTTCATTTTTTGCATAACATTGCATGTTATTGCAAATATTATATTTAACAAAAAAGTGGAAACCATAGAGGTGATATTTTGTCTTTAATAAAGTCAGTTATAAATGAACTTAAAGAGTTATATAGCTTATATATGGTTTTTTTAGTAGTGTTTATAGGTTTATTTACATATTTTGCTGATGGAATACACTTAAAAACTAAGGGAAATATTAAAGAATCGACTTTAGCAAAAATAATAGGAATTGTATATATAATTGGAGGACCATTATTTTATGTTTTACTTAAGATTTTGTGAGGAGGAGCTAAATGCCACTTAGGAAAAGAAATAAAAAAGAAGATACTAAACAAAAAAATAGCATATCTATATCAAAAGACATAGACATGAATTTGAAAAAGATAAAAGAGATATTGAAAGATTGTGATGACATAGTTTATAGAGAATTTACAGTTGGAGAAAGACAAAATTTCAGATTTGCAATTGTATATGTAGATGGTCTTGCTGACAAAATGCTAGTAAGCGATTATGTATTAGAATCCCTTATGCATCAGGCTAGAGGGTTAGAACCTAATCCTAATGGTGTTAAAAATAATTTATATGAATTAGTTAAAAAAGGGAATATTGCGATTACAGAGATAAAAGAAGTAGAAACTTTAAATGAGGCAATAGATAACATACTAGCAGGTGAAACAATACTTTTAATAAATAGATATCAAAAGATTATAATCGTATCGTCTCGTGGATGGCCTGTAAGAGGTTTGGCAGAACCTCAGACAGAGACAGTGATAAGAGGTCCAAGAGATGGTTTTGTAGAAACGCTTAAAGTCAATACTACATTGGTTAGAAGAAGAATAAGAGACCCTAAGCTTAAAATAAAAAACATGCAGATTGGCAGAAGGTCTAAAACAGATGTAGCTGTACTCTATATAGAGGATGTAGCAAATAAAGAGCTTGTTGAAGAGGTTATAAAGAGGCTTAAGACTATTAAAGTAGATGTAGTTTTAGAGAGTGGGATTATAGAGCAGTTTATAGAAGATAATTGGATATCACCTTTTCCACAGGTAGAGAATACAGAAAGACCTGATGCTGTAGCAGCAGCCTTATATGAAGGAAGAGTTGCTATACTTATTGATAATACACCTTTTGCACTTATAGTACCAGTAACTATTAGTACTTTACTACAGTCTTCTGAAGATTATTATGAAAGATGGATTATTACTTCTTTAATTAGAATTTTGAGATATATTGCATCTTTCATGGCTTTGTTATTACCTTCTATTTATATAGCAGTTACAGCATATCATCCAGGGATGCTTCCGACACAATTAGCTTTATATGTGGCAGCAACAAGAGAAGGAGTGCCATTCCCTGCTATTATTGAAGCATTTATTATGGAGGTTACTATAGAACTTCTTAGAGAAGCAGGTATGAGATTATCAGGACCTATTGGTACTACTATAGGTATAGTTGGAGGTTTAGTAATAGGTCAAGCAGCCGTTGAAGCAGGAATCGTGAGTCCTATGATGGTTATTATAGTTGCACTTACAACAATAGCATCATTTGCTGTACCTAGCTACAATATTGCAACGGGTTTTCGTTTTGTAAGGTTTGGTATAATGATTTTTTCAGCGATATTAGGGTTATACGGTATAATGTTAGCTTTATTAATATTAGGGACTCATTTGGTTAGATTAGAAAGTTTTGGGGTACCTTATATGTCACCTTATGTTTCTTTTAGTGAAACATATAACGACTTGAAGGATAGTTTAGTTAGAATGCCTATTCAGACTATGAAAAGAAGACCTAAATTTACAAATGTTTACGATAAAGACAGAATATTTTCTGACAGCGAAGAATAAGGGGTAAGAAGGTGCATAAGGAATGCTTAAAGGCAACGATAAGATATCAGCAAATCAAGTGATGTTTATTTTGCTTACGACAATCATTGGAGTAGGAATATTATCACTTCCCAGAAGTGTAGTTGAAAAGGCTAGTACTGACGGATGGATTCTAATAATATTAGGTGGAATTACTGCATGTATTTTAACTGCAATATCAGTGAAGTTAGTTAATATGTTTACAAATAAAACTGTAGTGGAGTTTGGAAGAGAGTTAATTACAACTCCTATTTCTAATATTGTTTCAATTATATTATTTGTATACTTTATTATATTTTCTGCATTTGAAATAAGAATTTTTGCAGAGGTTGTTAAAATGTTTCTATTAGATGATACTCCAACAGAAATTATTATAATTTCAATGCTTTTTGTTAGTGCATATTTAGTAAGAGGAGGAATAGAAGGGTTAGCTAGAATGGCAGAATTAATACTGCCTGTAGTTGTTATACCCGTATTTTTATTACTATTGTCTTTAATTCCAGATTTAGATTTTACTAATCTTTTACCAATTTTTAGAACAAATCCGTTAGATATTATTAAATCTGTCCATATAACTTTTTTTAGTTTTATGGGGTATGAATTGATATTACTTATTTCAGCTTATGTGAAAGATACTGAAAACCTTATGAAATTCAATATCTTATCAATATTAATTGTAACACTTGTTTATATATCCTTTTTTGTAGTTTCATTAAGTAGGTTTGGTGAAAATGAAGTAAAGCACTTACTGTGGCCAACATTATCTCTTATGAAAACTATAGATTTACCAGGAGCTTTTATTGAAAACATAGAAGGTATAGTAATGGGGCTTTGGGTTTTGTCGGTATTTGCATCTTTATCTCCATTTTATTATTCAGCTGCTTTAATTTTGTGTAAATTATGTAGATTAAAAGAGCATAAATATTTTGTATTGCCAATAATGCCTTTTATTTACATATTATCTTTAGTTCCTGATAATATAGCATCAGCTTATGATATCATGGAAAAGTTTACTAATTATTTAGGAACTTTTGTAGTTGTAATTATACCGATTGGTTACTTGATTGTAGCTCTAATTAGGAATAAGGGGGCTGCTAATAATGGTTAAGCTAAGTAAAACAATTATCGTTCTCATGTGTGTAATAATACTAACAGGATGTTGGGATAAAGTTGAAATAAATGATAGAGCTTTTATTTCAGCAATAGGAGTAGATGTGCAAAGAGAGGGAGGAGAGCTTGATAAAAACAAAACAGGGTATAAAAAACTTATTGTAACTTTTGTTTTCCCTAACGTTAAGGCAATTAGAAAAGGTGGCGGAGGCGAAAAGCCAAGATTTATTTTAAGTAGTATGGGACAAAACATATTTCATGTTTCTAATACACTGACAACTAGATCTAATAAGACAATGTTCTTTGGACATACTAAGGCGATAATTATTGGAGAAAAAGTTGTTAGAGACAGTGAAACGTTAAAGCATATATTTGATGAGCTTGAGAGATCTCATGCAATAGGTAGGAAAGTAGGTGTTTTTATATCTCAGGGAGAAGCAAAAAAGGTTATAGAAATAGAGCCTAGTTTAGAGTCTGTTACAGGAACATATTTAGCAGGATTATCTAAAGCACAAGAAAGGAGCTCTAGATTCACTCCCAAAACTATTGGAGATATTTTACCGAGTTTGCATGATTGCAAGTGTGCTTTAATACCAAGAATAGTACCTGCTAATAAAGAGATAAAAGTTGCAGGAGCGGCTGTAATTAGAGATTATAAGCTTGTAGGATGGCTTGGTGAAGTAGAAAACAGAAGTGTAATGTTTATAACTGATGAAGTTACTTCTGAAGATATAATTATAACTGATGATAATGTTGTAGTATCATATGCTGTTACAGATTCAGTAGCTAAAAAAACTGGTAAGATAGAGAATGGCCAAATAATAATTAATATAACAGTTAGTATGGAAGGTGTGCTAGAACAGTATAAACTTGAAACGGGAAAAGATGTTTTAGATGATAAATTATTAAGAAGGTTAGAAGGGTTAATCGAAAATAAGGTAAAAAATGAAATCGAGGAAACCCTAAAAAAAATACAGAAAGAATTTAAGGCAGATGTAATTGGAATTGGAGAATATTTATGTAAATTTAAGCCAGATATTTGGGAGAAAGTTAAAGATGATTGGGAGAATGTATTCCCAGAAGTAAAAGTAAAAGTTGATGTAAAAGCTAAGATAAGAAGGATAGGAATGACTAAGTAATAAAATGGAGTATGTTTAAAAAAGAAAAAAATAGTTAATACTTATAGTAGTTGGATAACTTGCCTAGTACAGGAGGTATTATAAATGGTACGTTATAAAAAAACATTATCTTTTGCATTAATATTTGTATTGCTTATTGTTAGTAGTATAGTTTTTTTAAGTGATGTATATAAAAATAGAGAAAGCTATAAAAATAATTTAATACGATTTCATGTAATAGCTAATAGTGATTCGCCTGAAGATCAGCAATTAAAGCTGAAAGTTAGAGATAGAATAATTAATGAAATGAATTCAAAATTTGAAAAAGCATCTTCATTAGATGAAAGTAAAAAAATAATTTTAGATAATTTAGATACAATTGAGTACATAGCAGAAAAGCAGATTAGAGAGTCAGGTAAGAATTATGATGTAAATGTGCAATTTGGAGAATACGATTTTCCTACAAAGTCATATGGGAACTTTACTTTACCAGCAGGTAGATATCAAGCTGTTAGAGTTGTAATAGGAGAAGGTAAAGGTAAAAACTGGTGGTGTGTTATGTTTCCACCATTATGCTTTATCGATATTACTCATGGAATTACAAATAACAAGATAGAAGAAGAGCTAAAGGGAGTATTAACAGAAGAAGAATATAACATGATAATAAATGCTAATAATGAACGAGAAGTACCTTTGAAACTTAAATTTAAGGTAGTTGAACTTCTTGAAAAGGGCAAATTAAGATTTGCAAAGATGCTTGTAGGACTGGGTACTGGGTACTAGAATTGGCTATTCGTCATTCGCTATTCGCTTTTTGAAACAAATAATATTTTGTAGTTTAACAACAAGCGAATGACGAAAAGCGAAAATCGAATAGCTAATAAATATGCGACCTTAGGTCGCAATTTTTTTTTTGAATAATTGCCTATATTACTACAGAAAATATTAACACTTAGATAAAAAAGACCTAGAGAGGAGGATATTATTTGAAAAAATTAGTTTTATTATTAAGTATATTTACATTGATATTTTTTTCTGTATATACAGCCTATATCGATACAAATGTTACATCGGCTTATAAAGCTTATGCGATAAGCAGAGTTTTATATTGGGGTTCTAGAGGAGATGATGTAAAACAAGTTCAATCTAGATTACTTAAATGGGGTTATTATACAGGAAGAGTGGATGGTATATATGGTGCTGGAACATATAGAGCGGTCCGTAGATTTCAAAGGAAAAATGGTTTAAAGGTAGATGGTATTGTAGGGCCTCAAACAGCTGCTGCACTTGGTATTAGTTTTAAACGTGCTACTAGAAATGTAACAAGAAATGATAATGTATATCTACTAGCAAGAGCCGTACATGGTGAAGCAAGAGGAGAGCCTTATATAGGTAAAGTAGCAGTTGCCGCAGTAATATTAAACAGAGTAGAACATCCATCTTTTCCAAATACTATAGCGAGTGTTATCTATCAACCAGGAGCTTTTACAGCCGTTAGTGATGGTCAGATAAATTTAGCGCCAGACAAGGATTCAATACGAGCTGCAAGAGATGCTATGAACGGTTGGGATCCATCGTATGGCAGTCTTTATTATTGGAATCCTGCTACAGCTACAAGTAGGTGGATATGGTCTAGAAAAGTTATAGTAAAAATTGGTAAGCACTGGTTTGGCAAATAGAAATGGAGGTGAAATTATTGAGAAATAGAAGATGGTTTTTACCTGGAATATTAGCTTTAGCTTTTATAGTTGTTCTAGTATGGGGATTCGTTCAATACGAAACTAAGAATGACTATAAGCAAATGTTAAATAATGAATACCAAAGGCTTTTTTATGACATGAAAGACAATGTCGAGAATGTGCAAGTAAATCTATCTAAAGTTCTTTTGGCAGAATCAAAAGATTTAAATATTTTACTTTTATCACAAATTTGGCAACATGCTTTAACAGCGCAGGAAAAACTTTCGCAAATGCCTGTAAGTCATAAAGATTTAAGTAAAACAGAAAAATTTCTTAATCAAGCAGCTGATTATTGTTATTCTTTAATACAGGCTTATCTAGATGGGAAACCTATTACAAGCAA is a window of Caloranaerobacter ferrireducens DNA encoding:
- the ribD gene encoding bifunctional diaminohydroxyphosphoribosylaminopyrimidine deaminase/5-amino-6-(5-phosphoribosylamino)uracil reductase RibD codes for the protein MDIKYMKKALELAEKGAGFVNPNPMVGCVIVKNDNIIGEGYHKYFGGNHAEVEALNSVIENPEDSIMYVTLEPCSHFGRTPPCVNRIISSGIKKVVIATLDPNPLISGRGVEILKNNGIEVEIGILEDEAKKLNEIFIKYITTKVPFCLLKTAMTLDGKIATKFSDSKWITSETSRQYVHKLRHRYSAIMVGINTVIVDDPQLTVRLKNFKGKNPVRIIVDSRCKIPLDSKVVKGISDAKTIVATTILADKNKIKKLKDLGVEVLTAPTINGKVDLNYLMKKLGKMGIDSVLLEGGGTLNYSALKSNIVDKINFFIAPKIIGGHLSKTPVDGDGVPFIKDSFCIDNIKIHKLDEDIMIEGYVRNKGGD
- a CDS encoding CLC_0170 family protein, which produces MSLIKSVINELKELYSLYMVFLVVFIGLFTYFADGIHLKTKGNIKESTLAKIIGIVYIIGGPLFYVLLKIL
- a CDS encoding spore germination protein, which gives rise to MPLRKRNKKEDTKQKNSISISKDIDMNLKKIKEILKDCDDIVYREFTVGERQNFRFAIVYVDGLADKMLVSDYVLESLMHQARGLEPNPNGVKNNLYELVKKGNIAITEIKEVETLNEAIDNILAGETILLINRYQKIIIVSSRGWPVRGLAEPQTETVIRGPRDGFVETLKVNTTLVRRRIRDPKLKIKNMQIGRRSKTDVAVLYIEDVANKELVEEVIKRLKTIKVDVVLESGIIEQFIEDNWISPFPQVENTERPDAVAAALYEGRVAILIDNTPFALIVPVTISTLLQSSEDYYERWIITSLIRILRYIASFMALLLPSIYIAVTAYHPGMLPTQLALYVAATREGVPFPAIIEAFIMEVTIELLREAGMRLSGPIGTTIGIVGGLVIGQAAVEAGIVSPMMVIIVALTTIASFAVPSYNIATGFRFVRFGIMIFSAILGLYGIMLALLILGTHLVRLESFGVPYMSPYVSFSETYNDLKDSLVRMPIQTMKRRPKFTNVYDKDRIFSDSEE
- a CDS encoding GerAB/ArcD/ProY family transporter; translation: MLKGNDKISANQVMFILLTTIIGVGILSLPRSVVEKASTDGWILIILGGITACILTAISVKLVNMFTNKTVVEFGRELITTPISNIVSIILFVYFIIFSAFEIRIFAEVVKMFLLDDTPTEIIIISMLFVSAYLVRGGIEGLARMAELILPVVVIPVFLLLLSLIPDLDFTNLLPIFRTNPLDIIKSVHITFFSFMGYELILLISAYVKDTENLMKFNILSILIVTLVYISFFVVSLSRFGENEVKHLLWPTLSLMKTIDLPGAFIENIEGIVMGLWVLSVFASLSPFYYSAALILCKLCRLKEHKYFVLPIMPFIYILSLVPDNIASAYDIMEKFTNYLGTFVVVIIPIGYLIVALIRNKGAANNG
- a CDS encoding Ger(x)C family spore germination protein encodes the protein MVKLSKTIIVLMCVIILTGCWDKVEINDRAFISAIGVDVQREGGELDKNKTGYKKLIVTFVFPNVKAIRKGGGGEKPRFILSSMGQNIFHVSNTLTTRSNKTMFFGHTKAIIIGEKVVRDSETLKHIFDELERSHAIGRKVGVFISQGEAKKVIEIEPSLESVTGTYLAGLSKAQERSSRFTPKTIGDILPSLHDCKCALIPRIVPANKEIKVAGAAVIRDYKLVGWLGEVENRSVMFITDEVTSEDIIITDDNVVVSYAVTDSVAKKTGKIENGQIIINITVSMEGVLEQYKLETGKDVLDDKLLRRLEGLIENKVKNEIEETLKKIQKEFKADVIGIGEYLCKFKPDIWEKVKDDWENVFPEVKVKVDVKAKIRRIGMTK
- the spoIIR gene encoding stage II sporulation protein R yields the protein MVRYKKTLSFALIFVLLIVSSIVFLSDVYKNRESYKNNLIRFHVIANSDSPEDQQLKLKVRDRIINEMNSKFEKASSLDESKKIILDNLDTIEYIAEKQIRESGKNYDVNVQFGEYDFPTKSYGNFTLPAGRYQAVRVVIGEGKGKNWWCVMFPPLCFIDITHGITNNKIEEELKGVLTEEEYNMIINANNEREVPLKLKFKVVELLEKGKLRFAKMLVGLGTGY
- the sleB gene encoding spore cortex-lytic enzyme, whose amino-acid sequence is MKKLVLLLSIFTLIFFSVYTAYIDTNVTSAYKAYAISRVLYWGSRGDDVKQVQSRLLKWGYYTGRVDGIYGAGTYRAVRRFQRKNGLKVDGIVGPQTAAALGISFKRATRNVTRNDNVYLLARAVHGEARGEPYIGKVAVAAVILNRVEHPSFPNTIASVIYQPGAFTAVSDGQINLAPDKDSIRAARDAMNGWDPSYGSLYYWNPATATSRWIWSRKVIVKIGKHWFGK